From the Gammaproteobacteria bacterium genome, one window contains:
- a CDS encoding type II toxin-antitoxin system RelE/ParE family toxin: protein MTRRIETAPTFERQLKQLARRYRRIRQDLEPLIKQLLAGETPGDRFKGVQSVVYKVRLSNRDARRGKSGGYRVIYYLPDDDATLLLALYSKSDQDDIPADELKRIIIDELGS from the coding sequence GTGACCCGGCGGATCGAGACCGCCCCCACTTTCGAACGCCAGCTCAAACAGCTCGCCCGGCGTTACCGCCGCATCCGCCAAGACCTCGAACCGCTCATCAAGCAACTGCTCGCCGGCGAGACGCCGGGCGACCGGTTCAAGGGGGTGCAATCGGTCGTCTACAAGGTCCGCCTGTCCAACCGCGATGCGCGCCGTGGCAAGAGCGGTGGCTATCGCGTCATCTACTACTTGCCCGACGACGACGCCACCCTTCTGCTGGCGCTGTACTCGAAGTCCGATCAGGACGACATCCCGGCCGACGAGCTCAAGCGCATCATCATCGACGAACTCGGCAGCTGA